ACGGTGACGGTGGATCTGCAGATCAAGGAGGGCGCAATCGCCGCCTTTGGTCAGGACGTGAAAGCCTGCGCGCTGGGTCAGGCCTCCGCCGCTGTTGTCGGTGAGGTCATCCTTGGCCGCACCCTGCCTGAGATCGCGCAGGCCCGCCAGCAGCTGAAGGCAATGCTGACCGAGGATGGGCCAGTTCCCGATGCCCCCTTTGACGGGTTTGAGGTCCTGATCCCGGCGCGGGAATTCAAGAACCGCCACGCCTCGATCCTGTTGGCATTGGATGCCACCTACGAGGCGATGCAGACCCATCAGGAACAGACCTGCGCCTGACAAGGCAACACCTGCACCCGCCGCCGATCCGCAGCACGCGCGCCTGCGCTGCGATCTGCCCGCCCGTATCTCACCCCGGTTTCTGTACACTCACCGAAAAAACCGCCGCACACCCAAGGGGTGGCGGCGGCAGTATGCTCTCTTATGCGGGACCCGAACGGGACCTGTTGACCTGAGGCAGGTCGGCCAGACCGGCAGGCAAACCGGGCAGGCTTGGGACAGGCGGCCCCGTCCGGCATAAAGAGTGCGATCAGGAAATCTGAAATCTTACGGCTGGCAGCGTCGCGGCCCTACAGCAGCCCGGGCAGGTGCAATCCCGCCACCAGCATCACAACCAGAGCCGCCGCGCCAATGGCGTCTTGCAGCAGTGTCGATTGGGCATTCTGAACAGTCGTCTTGATTTGGGTCATCATGGTACGTCCTCCTGTCTGTCTTGCTATCGCTCTCTGGCGTCTTGTTGCCTATTTGTTCTCATATTCAGTGGAACCTGTAAAGAACTTTATGAGAACATTTGCGAACACCGGGGACCATGGAACGGAACAGCAATAGAAACGCCGACAGCGGATGCCGCGTTTTCTGTGCCGCCTCTAAGCTGAGTTGAGATTAACCCACGGAAATCAAACGAATTGCCTGGTCCTGCTTCATCAGCCACAGAAGAACCCGCGCCGCCTGCCCCCGAGGGCTGGACAGATCGGGATCAGAGGCCAGCAACGCCCGCGCATCACTTTGCGCCACTGCCATCAGACCTGCCTGACGGTCCAGATCAGCGATACGGAATCGCGGCAGGCCCGATTGCGCGGTGCCGATAACATCACCCGCACCACGCATCTCCAGATCGGTCTCAGCAATGCGAAAACCGTCCTCGGTTTCGCGCAGGATCTCCAGACGTTTCTGCCCCCCCTTGCTAAGCGGCGCCTGATAGAGCAGCAGACAGGTTGAGGCCG
The nucleotide sequence above comes from Phaeobacter inhibens DSM 16374. Encoded proteins:
- a CDS encoding iron-sulfur cluster assembly scaffold protein — translated: MSGETDLIKLYSSRILALAADIPHLDRLDTPDVTVKKRSPLCGSTVTVDLQIKEGAIAAFGQDVKACALGQASAAVVGEVILGRTLPEIAQARQQLKAMLTEDGPVPDAPFDGFEVLIPAREFKNRHASILLALDATYEAMQTHQEQTCA